A single Pogoniulus pusillus isolate bPogPus1 chromosome 27, bPogPus1.pri, whole genome shotgun sequence DNA region contains:
- the PIGS gene encoding GPI transamidase component PIG-S isoform X1: protein MAATAAIAADQAERTRGRRAALSFAAIVVVLGLPLWWKTTETYRAALPYVDIDGLGQLPFQLTVPVAVVFAPGSVPGDLPRPLPFRDVKEMEIPVNLRTSVTSRYETVYRSTTAQENVALNAATAQEADAALHPLQDALLGSLTMYVVPETSSLLPQGINVYVGKHRSALVRAGGGLATLHSRLQQLTQVMSFTSSSVAAALSDGVSDGQLGPDARRHLKSSLGYEITFSLLNPDPKSHTVDWDIEDAVNRYVQPVLDKLSLVANFSVDSQILYYAVLGVTPRFDKESSSFLLSAHSLPHVINPVEARLGSSAASLYPVLNFLLYVPERSHSPLYIQDKDGAPVSTNAFHSPRWGGIMVYNVETPASPQASFPLHVHVDMVRVMEVFLAQLRLLFGLSREELPTEFLMESPGNEGLADWELDRLLWAHTIENIATVSTTLTSLAQLLDKIGNIVIKDDVASEVYRAVASAQSAMAKLAAGHLHSAFQASKEAVTSSERAFFDPSLLHLLYFPDDQKFAIYVPLFLPVAVPILLSLAKIVRETRQRKKEPIKID, encoded by the exons G AGCGGACGCGAGGTCGGCGGGCTGCCCTCTCCTTCGCCGCCATCGTCGTGGTGCTGGGGCTGCCGCTGTGGTGGAAGACGACCGAGACCTACCGCGCCGCCCTGCCCTACGTGGACATCGACGGGCTGGGCCAGCTGCCG TTCCAGCTGACCGTGCCCGTCGCCGTTGTCTTCGCCCCGGGGTCGGTGCCCGGAGACCTGCCGAGACCGCTGCCATTCAGAGATGTGAAGGAGATGGAGATTCCCGTGAATT TGAGAACCAGTGTCACGTCACGCTATGAGACAGTGTATcgcagcaccacagctcaggaGAACGTAGCACTGAATGCAGCAACTGCACAAG AGgctgatgctgctctgcaccccCTGCAAGATGCCTTGTTGGGCTCTCTGACCATGTACGTGGTCCCTGAAACCTCTTCTCTACTGCCTCAG GGCATCAATGTCTATGTGGGGAAGCACCGCAGTGCCctggtgagggctggggggggcctGGCCACTCTTCACTCCCGtctccagcagctcacacaggtgATGTCCTTCACATCCAGCTCCGTCGCTGCTGCTCTCTCAGATGGTGTGTCTGATGGCCAGCTCGGCCCTGACGCTCGACGGCACTTGAAATCCAGCCTGG GGTACGAAATCACCTTCAGCCTGCTGAACCCTGACCCTAAGTCCCACACTGTGGACTGGGACATTGAGGATGCTGTGAACCGCTAtgtgcagcctgtcctggaTAAACTGAGCTTGGTGGCCAACTTCTCTGTTGACTCACAG ATCCTATACTATGCTGTCCTAGGAGTCACACCACGCTTTGACAAGGAGTCCTCCAGCTTCCTCCTGAGCGCTCACAGCCTCCCGCATGTCATCAACCCCGTGGAGGCCCGACTGG gctccagtgCTGCCTCACTGTACCCCGTGCTGAACTTCCTGCTGTATGTGCCTGAGCGCTCCCACTCCCCTCTGTACATCCAGGACAAGGATGGAGCCCCAGTGAGCACCAATGCATTCCACAGCCCACGCTGGGGTGGCATCATG GTTTACAATGTTGAAACTCCTGCATCTCCTCAAGCCTCCTTCCCACTGCATGTGCACGTGGACATGGTGCGAGTGATGGAGGTTTTCCTGGCCCAGCTCCG GTTGCTTTTTGGGCTATCTCGGGAAGAGCTGCCCACTGAGTTCCTGATGGAGAGCCCAGGGAATGAGGGGCTGGCTGACTGGGAGTTGGACCGTCTGCTCTGGGCCCACACCATAGAGAACATTGCCACTGTGTCCACCACCTTGACCTCGCTGGCTCAACTTCTGGACAAGATTGGGAACATTGTCATCAAAGACGATGTTGCCTCTGAG GTGTACCGAGCAGTGGCCTCAGcgcagagtgccatggccaagCTGGCTGCGGGCCACCTGCACTCAGCTTTCCAGGCCAGCAAGGAGGCAGTCACCTCCTCAGAGAGGGCCTTCTTTGACCCatctcttctccatctcctctaCTTCCCTGATGACCAGAAATTTGCCATCTACGTGCCACTTTTCCTTCCTGTGGCTGTGCCCATCCTCCTCTCTTTGGCCAAGATTGTCCGGGAGACCAGGCAGCGTAAGAAGGAGCCCATCAAGATAGACTGA
- the PIGS gene encoding GPI transamidase component PIG-S isoform X2 → MAATAAIAADQAERTRGRRAALSFAAIVVVLGLPLWWKTTETYRAALPYVDIDGLGQLPFQLTVPVAVVFAPGSVPGDLPRPLPFRDVKEMEIPVNLRTSVTSRYETVYRSTTAQENVALNAATAQGYEITFSLLNPDPKSHTVDWDIEDAVNRYVQPVLDKLSLVANFSVDSQILYYAVLGVTPRFDKESSSFLLSAHSLPHVINPVEARLGSSAASLYPVLNFLLYVPERSHSPLYIQDKDGAPVSTNAFHSPRWGGIMVYNVETPASPQASFPLHVHVDMVRVMEVFLAQLRLLFGLSREELPTEFLMESPGNEGLADWELDRLLWAHTIENIATVSTTLTSLAQLLDKIGNIVIKDDVASEVYRAVASAQSAMAKLAAGHLHSAFQASKEAVTSSERAFFDPSLLHLLYFPDDQKFAIYVPLFLPVAVPILLSLAKIVRETRQRKKEPIKID, encoded by the exons G AGCGGACGCGAGGTCGGCGGGCTGCCCTCTCCTTCGCCGCCATCGTCGTGGTGCTGGGGCTGCCGCTGTGGTGGAAGACGACCGAGACCTACCGCGCCGCCCTGCCCTACGTGGACATCGACGGGCTGGGCCAGCTGCCG TTCCAGCTGACCGTGCCCGTCGCCGTTGTCTTCGCCCCGGGGTCGGTGCCCGGAGACCTGCCGAGACCGCTGCCATTCAGAGATGTGAAGGAGATGGAGATTCCCGTGAATT TGAGAACCAGTGTCACGTCACGCTATGAGACAGTGTATcgcagcaccacagctcaggaGAACGTAGCACTGAATGCAGCAACTGCACAAG GGTACGAAATCACCTTCAGCCTGCTGAACCCTGACCCTAAGTCCCACACTGTGGACTGGGACATTGAGGATGCTGTGAACCGCTAtgtgcagcctgtcctggaTAAACTGAGCTTGGTGGCCAACTTCTCTGTTGACTCACAG ATCCTATACTATGCTGTCCTAGGAGTCACACCACGCTTTGACAAGGAGTCCTCCAGCTTCCTCCTGAGCGCTCACAGCCTCCCGCATGTCATCAACCCCGTGGAGGCCCGACTGG gctccagtgCTGCCTCACTGTACCCCGTGCTGAACTTCCTGCTGTATGTGCCTGAGCGCTCCCACTCCCCTCTGTACATCCAGGACAAGGATGGAGCCCCAGTGAGCACCAATGCATTCCACAGCCCACGCTGGGGTGGCATCATG GTTTACAATGTTGAAACTCCTGCATCTCCTCAAGCCTCCTTCCCACTGCATGTGCACGTGGACATGGTGCGAGTGATGGAGGTTTTCCTGGCCCAGCTCCG GTTGCTTTTTGGGCTATCTCGGGAAGAGCTGCCCACTGAGTTCCTGATGGAGAGCCCAGGGAATGAGGGGCTGGCTGACTGGGAGTTGGACCGTCTGCTCTGGGCCCACACCATAGAGAACATTGCCACTGTGTCCACCACCTTGACCTCGCTGGCTCAACTTCTGGACAAGATTGGGAACATTGTCATCAAAGACGATGTTGCCTCTGAG GTGTACCGAGCAGTGGCCTCAGcgcagagtgccatggccaagCTGGCTGCGGGCCACCTGCACTCAGCTTTCCAGGCCAGCAAGGAGGCAGTCACCTCCTCAGAGAGGGCCTTCTTTGACCCatctcttctccatctcctctaCTTCCCTGATGACCAGAAATTTGCCATCTACGTGCCACTTTTCCTTCCTGTGGCTGTGCCCATCCTCCTCTCTTTGGCCAAGATTGTCCGGGAGACCAGGCAGCGTAAGAAGGAGCCCATCAAGATAGACTGA